CTAGTTTCAAGCCCATTTTTCGGGCTTGTCTTTCTAAGGCTTTGAGTTTTCGTTTTCTGTTTTGCTCTTGATATTCCTCTGCTGTTTTTCCCCGATATGGTGTTTTGTATTTCATCATATTGTAAAAAATAGTAGCTAGTTTTCGGGCAACTGCCTGAACAGCAATCCCTGAACCTTTTCTAAGACTTAGGTTCCGATATAAGGCTCCCAAGTGACATTTGCTATTATTGAGCCCCCAAGCAGCTAATTTAAATGCTTGATGTATCCGACTGTTATTCATATTTTTAAAATGCCCCAAGAGTTTATCTCCTGATATTTTTCTTCTGGGTGCAAGCCCTGCCCAACTCGTGAAATGTTTAGCATTTTTCCAATGACTCATATCAATTCCTGTTTCTGCTAAAATGTTGATAATCGTATTTTCTGAAAAACCATCTACTTCTGTTAAATCGACCCCAGTAATATCTTTGAGATAAGAAGCAGAATCAAATGAATATTCATTCTTCCTCTTTGTTTTTTTTTTACTCGGCTTTGCCAATCTTCCTTTGCCACAATTTCTCCTGTATCCCATTTATGGAGTATTTGCTCTATTTCTGTCTCACATTCATTGATTTGTTTCAGGACAAAATCATAGGCACTAAGCGCTTGTTGGAGAGAAAATAAGTGCGCTTTACGAAAGTTCCCTTCAAGTGATAAAGTAAACTCTTCTTTGGTGGCTTTGAGTGTTTTATTATGAAGTTTTGCCAGTTCTACACTGGAGTGCTCTCCTGCTGCATAGCACGAATAACCTTCATTCCTAGTTTACCTTCAATATCTGAAATCACATTCTGTATTTTGACATTCATCAGCTGCAAGGCTTTACCTACATGTTGCATGTGTTGCACTTTTTGCTTGGTCAATTGTTGCCGCTGGCGTACATAGGTGCGAAACTCTCTGACATCCTGTGTAGGAATAAAAGAAGCAGGCAATAATCCATAACTATGTAATGTATGTATCCAACTACAATCAGAAACATCACTTTTGCGTCCACTTACATTTTTAGGATAACGAGCGTTTACTAAGACCACATCAAAACCTCTGTCCTCAAGAATTTCATATAAACTTTGCCAATATATACCTGTGGCTTCCATTGCCACACTTTCTATCCCCAGTTCACTAAACCAATCTGCCATGCGATGCAAGTCTGCGGTAAAAGCACCAAAGTTTCTGATGTTATCTTTTGTCAGGTGTGGTGAAACAGCTGTATAATGTATATTGTTTGCAATATCTACCCCGGCCACTTTTAACCTAACCTTGGTTAGCTCATCAGACAAATTCACCTTTTTAGAGGCTTTGCTACTTTTTATTTTAGTCTCCGATTTTTTCATCACAGATTAATGCACTAAATTGAACCTTTATTGAGTAAAAAGAGGGTTTGACAATAGGTTATATACATGTAATATTCTTTTAAGCGGGG
This region of Microscilla marina ATCC 23134 genomic DNA includes:
- a CDS encoding transposase, which codes for MGYRRNCGKGRLAKPSKKKTKRKNEYSFDSASYLKDITGVDLTEVDGFSENTIINILAETGIDMSHWKNAKHFTSWAGLAPRRKISGDKLLGHFKNMNNSRIHQAFKLAAWGLNNSKCHLGALYRNLSLRKGSGIAVQAVARKLATIFYNMMKYKTPYRGKTAEEYQEQNRKRKLKALERQARKMGLKLEKI
- a CDS encoding IS110 family transposase, coding for MKKSETKIKSSKASKKVNLSDELTKVRLKVAGVDIANNIHYTAVSPHLTKDNIRNFGAFTADLHRMADWFSELGIESVAMEATGIYWQSLYEILEDRGFDVVLVNARYPKNVSGRKSDVSDCSWIHTLHSYGLLPASFIPTQDVREFRTYVRQRQQLTKQKVQHMQHVGKALQLMNVKIQNVISDIEGKLGMKVIRAMQQESTPV